From the genome of Yersinia enterocolitica, one region includes:
- a CDS encoding LysR family transcriptional regulator: MVRSYIPLNSLRAFEAAARQLSFTKAAIELNVTHAAISQQVKALEQRLNCRLFIRISRGLVLTTEGENLLPILNDSFDRIADTLDRFSAGVMREKVRVGVVGTFATGYLLPRLRDFQQRYPHVDVSLSTHNNRVDVVAEGLDYAIRYGNGAWHDTESQFLCDAPLAPLCAPSLAGCLHQPDDLQKFTLLRSYRRDEWSAWFSAAGGCVPSPSQQIMVFDSSVSMLEAAQAEIGIALAPPSMFTHLLLRERIIQPFSTTISLGGYWLTRLQSRTETAAMRDFSLWLLSEMKSELSLGRPLI; this comes from the coding sequence ATGGTACGCAGTTATATTCCCCTAAATTCACTTCGCGCCTTCGAAGCCGCAGCCAGACAGTTAAGTTTTACTAAGGCTGCTATCGAATTAAACGTTACCCATGCAGCAATAAGCCAGCAGGTCAAAGCGCTGGAACAACGCCTCAATTGCCGTCTGTTTATTCGTATTTCACGCGGATTAGTGTTAACAACCGAAGGTGAGAATCTCCTACCGATCCTTAATGATTCCTTTGATCGTATCGCTGACACGCTAGACCGTTTTTCCGCTGGGGTAATGCGTGAGAAAGTCAGAGTAGGTGTGGTTGGGACCTTTGCAACCGGCTATCTCCTGCCGCGCCTGAGGGATTTTCAACAACGTTATCCACATGTGGATGTTTCACTTTCAACGCATAACAACCGTGTTGATGTGGTGGCTGAAGGGCTGGATTATGCTATTCGCTATGGCAATGGTGCCTGGCATGATACTGAGTCGCAATTTTTATGCGATGCGCCACTTGCACCTTTGTGTGCTCCCTCGTTAGCGGGATGTTTACACCAGCCTGATGACCTGCAAAAATTTACGCTGCTTCGTTCCTATCGTCGCGATGAGTGGTCGGCATGGTTTAGTGCGGCTGGAGGATGTGTCCCTTCACCTTCTCAGCAAATAATGGTGTTCGATTCGTCGGTGAGCATGCTGGAAGCGGCGCAGGCAGAGATAGGCATTGCGCTGGCTCCACCGTCTATGTTTACGCATCTGTTACTCAGAGAACGTATCATTCAGCCCTTTAGCACCACGATTAGCCTGGGTGGGTATTGGTTAACTCGGCTACAATCGCGCACAGAAACTGCCGCGATGCGGGATTTTTCTCTGTGGTTATTATCTGAGATGAAATCTGAACTCAGCCTTGGCAGACCACTAATTTAG
- a CDS encoding LysR family transcriptional regulator, which yields MIELGLTGIDRIELMQTFIRIVEAGSLSAAAVRLGTSQPTISRRLQTLEHLLGLKLLQRTTHVMKLTDDGERCYSHAKALVENWHRMEDDLRGATDEPRGVLRVLVPHAFGQDQLIKPLKDYLGRYPKMSVEWMLNDRRPDFIVEGIDCAIQVGAVTDPSVIAILLAEVPRIVVAAPELLNDKPLPLHPDQLQDLRWLALSSFYRNEVVLNHQTSGDIHRFSIQPQLSTDSLYALRNAALAGVGVGIASTWVVSEDLAQGRLVHLTPDWHGLPLPIYLVYPHASFYPARLRAFLDIMRHAMPSLAGTQPPAQK from the coding sequence ATGATAGAACTCGGTTTGACTGGCATTGATCGTATAGAGTTAATGCAGACATTTATCCGCATCGTTGAGGCTGGTAGTTTATCGGCAGCAGCAGTACGCCTGGGTACAAGCCAGCCGACGATTAGCCGGCGGTTACAGACACTGGAACACCTGCTTGGTCTGAAATTATTGCAGCGCACTACGCATGTTATGAAGCTCACCGACGATGGCGAACGCTGCTATTCCCATGCTAAAGCACTGGTTGAAAACTGGCATAGGATGGAGGATGACCTGCGCGGGGCCACGGACGAGCCCAGAGGAGTACTGCGAGTTTTAGTGCCGCACGCGTTCGGGCAAGATCAATTAATCAAACCGCTTAAAGACTATTTAGGCCGTTATCCGAAAATGTCTGTGGAATGGATGCTAAATGATCGCCGCCCGGATTTCATCGTGGAAGGTATTGATTGCGCCATTCAAGTTGGAGCCGTCACCGATCCTTCGGTGATTGCGATTCTGCTGGCCGAGGTGCCGCGTATTGTCGTCGCCGCGCCTGAATTGCTCAATGATAAGCCGCTACCGCTACATCCTGACCAATTGCAGGATTTACGCTGGCTGGCATTAAGCTCCTTTTACCGTAATGAAGTCGTCCTAAATCATCAGACGAGTGGTGACATACATCGATTTTCTATCCAGCCACAATTGAGTACCGACAGTCTGTATGCCTTACGTAATGCCGCACTCGCGGGGGTCGGGGTAGGAATCGCCTCAACGTGGGTGGTAAGCGAAGATCTTGCACAAGGGCGGTTAGTACATCTAACTCCCGATTGGCACGGATTACCTTTGCCCATCTATCTGGTTTATCCCCATGCCAGTTTTTACCCAGCAAGATTACGGGCATTTTTAGATATTATGCGCCACGCCATGCCGAGTCTGGCTGGCACGCAACCCCCAGCGCAAAAATAG
- a CDS encoding MBL fold metallo-hydrolase: MKALLLKQLPRCKALLALMVVGACALPLGFPTISMAAAPTQQQTQVPGYYRMALGDFEVTAIYDGYVKLGTNLLKDINEKDIQTLLSSMFIDSTNGVQTAVNAFLINTGTNLVLVDAGTAQCFGPTLGAVVDNIRAAGYQPEQIDTVLLTHLHPDHACGINNQGKAAFPNATVYVSKGDADFWLNKDVASKATPELRPMFEKSMESVAPYAANNKLKIYTAGDTLLPGVKVVPTPGHTPGHTSYLFTSKGDNLLVWGDIVHSHSIQFARPNVSLEFDTDSKQAVATRKAIFATAAKDKLWVAGAHLPFPGLGHVRANKVGYTWVPIEYSPMIEKK, from the coding sequence ATGAAGGCGCTTTTACTGAAACAGTTACCACGGTGTAAAGCATTACTGGCTCTGATGGTTGTTGGAGCCTGCGCTCTGCCTCTTGGCTTCCCGACGATCAGTATGGCTGCCGCACCCACGCAGCAACAGACGCAGGTTCCCGGTTACTATCGTATGGCATTAGGTGATTTTGAAGTCACAGCCATCTATGACGGTTATGTAAAGCTGGGTACCAATCTGCTGAAGGATATCAATGAGAAAGATATCCAGACGCTGCTGTCCAGTATGTTTATTGATAGCACCAACGGGGTACAGACTGCGGTAAATGCCTTCTTGATCAATACCGGAACCAACCTAGTCTTAGTTGATGCCGGCACCGCACAATGTTTCGGGCCGACACTGGGTGCTGTGGTCGATAATATTCGTGCTGCGGGTTATCAGCCTGAGCAAATTGATACTGTATTGCTGACCCATCTACATCCCGATCATGCCTGTGGTATTAACAATCAGGGTAAAGCCGCATTCCCTAATGCTACTGTGTATGTGTCAAAAGGGGATGCCGATTTCTGGCTGAATAAAGACGTCGCCAGTAAAGCTACGCCAGAACTGCGCCCAATGTTTGAAAAATCAATGGAATCGGTTGCCCCTTATGCGGCAAACAATAAATTAAAAATTTACACTGCTGGTGACACCTTATTACCAGGCGTCAAAGTGGTGCCAACGCCGGGCCATACCCCAGGGCATACTTCATATCTTTTCACCTCAAAAGGCGACAACTTGCTGGTGTGGGGCGATATTGTACACAGTCATTCCATCCAATTTGCGCGCCCGAATGTCTCTTTAGAATTTGATACGGATAGCAAACAGGCAGTGGCCACGCGCAAAGCTATCTTTGCCACCGCCGCTAAAGACAAACTGTGGGTGGCGGGCGCTCATCTTCCGTTCCCTGGTTTGGGCCATGTCCGGGCAAATAAAGTTGGCTACACTTGGGTGCCGATAGAATACAGCCCGATGATTGAGAAGAAATAA
- a CDS encoding RNA polymerase sigma factor: protein MVTANEELQKLFSRVKLRDRQAFETLYSQTNRKLYGLIMKIVADRDIAAELLQEGYLKVWFAADRSPTTYPWAWMCQLMRNLAIDHVRQHGRHHPIFEEADMLSEVGKEDETDTAAHLAILNRCIFSLTQEKRQAIRLAYIHGYSHEEIVERLARPLGTVKSWIRRGLKELKQCMDT from the coding sequence GTGGTCACAGCAAATGAAGAACTACAGAAACTTTTCTCTCGGGTCAAGCTGAGAGACAGGCAGGCTTTTGAAACCTTATATAGCCAAACTAATCGCAAGTTATACGGCTTGATCATGAAAATTGTGGCTGATCGAGATATTGCCGCCGAGCTATTACAAGAGGGGTATCTCAAAGTCTGGTTTGCTGCTGACCGCAGCCCAACGACTTATCCCTGGGCCTGGATGTGTCAATTAATGCGTAATCTGGCTATTGACCATGTCCGACAGCATGGCCGTCATCATCCTATTTTTGAAGAGGCAGACATGTTATCGGAAGTGGGGAAAGAAGATGAAACCGATACCGCAGCTCACCTTGCCATTTTAAATCGCTGTATTTTTTCGCTGACACAAGAAAAAAGGCAAGCGATAAGGTTGGCTTATATCCATGGTTACTCCCATGAGGAAATTGTTGAACGATTGGCGCGTCCGTTGGGCACGGTCAAATCGTGGATACGGCGCGGTCTAAAGGAGTTAAAACAATGCATGGACACTTAA
- a CDS encoding MFS transporter, producing MSAIQTIPSTLDSPEKTLSGRTVLMLATGAGLSVASIYYSQPLLGVMGTDLHASVGTVGMVPTLTQIGYALGILLLAPLGDRHDRRIVILLKGLLLTAALLCSGFISGINGLLVTSFVVGIAATMAQDIVPASATLASAAQRGKTVGTVMTGLLLGILLSRVLSGFVAEYFSWRVLYIGAALSVIFITLVIWRGLPRVPAASTLSYPALLMSMIHLWLQFKTLRRAALSQGLLSVGFSAFWSTLAVMLQDTYHLGSAVAGAFGLAGAAGALAAPLAGALADRRGPHRVTLIGASVATLSFAALFLLPLLPLQYQIGLMVISAIGFDFGVQATLIAHQTIIYSLEPAARSRLNALLFTGVFVGMAVGSALGSLMLEKMGWTAVVSLITLAGAASLVVRWSNRSAR from the coding sequence ATGTCAGCCATTCAAACCATACCAAGTACTTTAGATAGTCCTGAGAAAACCCTTTCCGGCCGGACAGTTCTTATGTTGGCAACCGGCGCTGGGCTTAGCGTTGCCTCAATTTATTATAGTCAGCCATTATTGGGGGTTATGGGTACCGACCTGCATGCCAGTGTAGGTACGGTTGGTATGGTGCCGACACTGACACAGATTGGTTATGCTTTAGGTATCTTGTTGCTCGCCCCGCTAGGTGATCGCCACGATCGTCGGATTGTTATTTTATTGAAAGGTCTTTTGCTTACCGCAGCGTTGCTGTGCAGTGGTTTTATCTCTGGTATCAATGGGTTGTTAGTCACCAGCTTTGTGGTCGGGATTGCCGCAACCATGGCACAGGACATTGTTCCTGCATCAGCGACGTTGGCTTCAGCAGCACAACGGGGCAAGACCGTCGGAACTGTAATGACGGGCTTATTGCTGGGGATTCTACTGTCGCGGGTGCTGAGTGGTTTTGTCGCCGAATATTTTAGTTGGCGGGTGCTGTATATCGGTGCGGCGCTGTCAGTTATTTTTATAACGCTGGTGATATGGCGCGGTTTACCTCGGGTTCCCGCCGCTTCAACACTGAGTTATCCAGCACTACTTATGTCGATGATTCACTTGTGGCTTCAGTTTAAAACCTTGCGCCGTGCGGCGCTATCACAAGGGTTGTTATCGGTCGGATTCAGTGCTTTTTGGTCAACACTAGCAGTGATGTTACAAGATACTTATCATCTTGGTAGTGCTGTTGCCGGTGCGTTTGGCCTTGCCGGTGCCGCAGGTGCTTTGGCGGCCCCTCTTGCTGGAGCATTGGCGGATCGCCGTGGACCACATAGGGTTACTTTGATTGGTGCAAGTGTGGCAACCCTCTCATTTGCAGCGTTATTTCTTCTGCCGCTATTGCCACTTCAATACCAGATTGGGCTTATGGTCATCAGCGCGATTGGTTTTGATTTCGGCGTTCAGGCGACACTGATAGCACACCAAACCATTATTTACAGCCTGGAACCTGCAGCTCGTAGCCGGCTCAATGCCTTGTTATTTACCGGTGTGTTTGTTGGGATGGCGGTTGGTTCAGCTTTAGGCAGCCTGATGCTGGAAAAAATGGGATGGACTGCTGTAGTTAGTCTGATTACCCTCGCGGGTGCAGCTAGCCTGGTCGTACGCTGGAGCAATCGTAGCGCCAGGTAG
- a CDS encoding accessory colonization factor, with the protein MKIRKLIIGTLSIMASALSYASGQFLDTNIIHQPNDGVVRVYGPGGPHTALIKAAESFQQQTGQRVEIIYGPEEKWSKDAQQRADIIFSASEQSMTAYLENYPFVASKDVVPMFIHPAVIAVAKGNPKNIKSFEDLIKQPVKIVVTEGKGTYNTSGTGLWEDIAGRLGRLEDIKQIRSHIVAYEQGSGAAFKAFQRLKADAWITWSDWPIANADKVDMVTIEPERRIYRDFNMAISPKADIGAAQFMAYLTTTEGAKFFTNEGWLR; encoded by the coding sequence ATGAAAATTAGAAAGTTAATCATTGGCACACTGAGTATCATGGCATCGGCGCTGTCCTACGCCAGCGGCCAATTTCTCGATACTAATATCATCCATCAACCCAACGATGGCGTGGTTCGCGTCTATGGGCCGGGCGGACCTCACACCGCGTTGATAAAAGCCGCAGAGAGTTTTCAGCAACAGACCGGACAACGTGTGGAAATAATCTACGGGCCAGAGGAGAAATGGTCAAAAGATGCCCAGCAACGTGCTGATATTATTTTCAGTGCTTCAGAGCAATCGATGACGGCGTATCTGGAGAATTATCCTTTTGTGGCCAGCAAGGATGTTGTGCCGATGTTTATTCATCCGGCAGTGATTGCAGTAGCAAAAGGTAATCCTAAAAATATTAAGAGTTTTGAGGATCTGATCAAACAACCGGTCAAAATTGTGGTGACCGAAGGTAAAGGAACCTACAACACCTCAGGTACCGGTTTGTGGGAAGATATTGCCGGGCGTTTGGGCCGGCTGGAAGATATCAAACAAATACGGTCACATATCGTGGCCTATGAGCAGGGGAGTGGTGCTGCATTTAAGGCCTTCCAACGGTTAAAAGCAGATGCCTGGATCACCTGGAGTGACTGGCCGATTGCTAACGCGGATAAAGTCGATATGGTGACTATTGAGCCGGAAAGACGAATTTACCGCGACTTCAATATGGCAATTTCACCGAAAGCAGATATAGGTGCGGCGCAATTCATGGCTTATTTGACTACAACGGAAGGCGCTAAGTTTTTCACCAATGAAGGATGGCTGCGATAG
- a CDS encoding class C beta-lactamase, translated as MLKKSVINTLVFTAIATSPFYTSAQTILTEQQVAAIVNNTLKPLIEQQNIPGMAVAVFYDGKPQFFNYGVADIKADIPVTENTLFELGSVSKTFTGIAGEYAMQTGIMNLNDPVTEYAPELTGSQWQDVKMLHLATYTAGGLPLQLPDSVTDQKSLWQYYQQWQPQWAPGVMRNYSNASIGLFGALAVKRSQLTFENYMKKYVFQPLKLTHTFITVPESMQSSYAWGYKDGQPVRVTLGMLGEEAYGVKTTTKDMVRYMQANMDPDSLPAENDKLKKAIIAAQSRYFQAGEMFQGLGWEMYNWPINPQEVIADSGNDIALKPRKVEQLLPAHPATRASWVHKTGATNGFGAYIVFIPEENIGIVMLANKNYPNPVRVQAAYNILQALR; from the coding sequence ATGTTGAAAAAGTCTGTAATCAATACCTTGGTCTTTACCGCTATCGCAACTTCGCCATTTTATACCTCGGCACAAACCATACTTACGGAGCAACAGGTTGCGGCTATCGTCAATAACACCCTTAAGCCGTTGATCGAACAGCAGAATATCCCCGGCATGGCCGTCGCTGTATTTTATGACGGAAAGCCACAGTTTTTTAACTATGGCGTAGCGGATATAAAAGCAGATATCCCAGTCACTGAGAATACGCTGTTTGAACTCGGTTCAGTAAGTAAGACCTTTACCGGAATAGCTGGGGAATATGCCATGCAAACCGGCATTATGAACCTTAATGATCCAGTGACGGAATATGCTCCTGAGCTAACGGGTAGTCAGTGGCAAGATGTGAAAATGCTGCATCTGGCAACCTACACTGCGGGGGGGCTACCTCTTCAACTGCCCGATTCGGTTACAGACCAAAAATCATTATGGCAATATTATCAGCAATGGCAGCCACAATGGGCGCCTGGAGTGATGCGCAATTACTCCAATGCCAGTATTGGTTTATTCGGGGCGTTGGCGGTGAAAAGAAGCCAATTAACCTTCGAAAACTACATGAAAAAGTATGTATTCCAGCCCTTAAAACTGACACATACTTTTATCACTGTCCCTGAATCGATGCAGTCAAGCTATGCATGGGGATATAAGGATGGCCAGCCAGTACGCGTTACATTGGGCATGCTGGGTGAGGAAGCTTATGGGGTAAAAACCACCACGAAAGATATGGTGAGATATATGCAGGCCAATATGGACCCAGACAGCCTACCTGCCGAAAACGATAAGTTAAAGAAAGCCATCATCGCGGCTCAGTCTCGCTATTTCCAGGCGGGGGAGATGTTCCAGGGGTTGGGATGGGAAATGTATAACTGGCCTATCAACCCACAGGAGGTTATCGCCGACAGTGGCAATGATATCGCGTTGAAACCGCGTAAAGTTGAGCAATTGCTGCCAGCACACCCGGCAACACGGGCATCCTGGGTGCATAAGACCGGTGCTACCAATGGCTTTGGGGCTTATATTGTCTTCATCCCAGAGGAAAATATTGGCATAGTGATGTTAGCTAACAAGAATTACCCTAATCCTGTTCGCGTGCAAGCTGCCTATAATATTCTTCAGGCATTGCGTTGA